CCGGGGAGACGGTCGGCGTGGTCGGCGAGTCCGGCTGCGGCAAGTCGACGCTGGCGCGGCTGCTGGTGGGCGTGGAGCGGCCGACGTCGGGGACGGTCGCCCTCGGGGGCCGCGACCTGTGGTCGATGCCCGCGGCCCGGCGCAGGGCGGCGGTGGGCACCGGCGTCGGCATGGTCTTCCAGGACCCGTCGACGGCCCTGAACCGGCGGCTGCCCGTCGGCCGTGTGCTGCGCGACCCGCTGGACGTCCACCGACGCGGCACCCGCGCCGAACGGGACGCTCGGGTGCGGGAGTTGATGGGTCTGGTCGGGCTGCCCCTGCCGCTCGTGGCCGCGCTGCCCGGCCAACTCTCCGGCGGCCAGCGGCAACGCGTCGCGATCGCCCGCGCGCTGGCCCTCGAACCGGCGCTGCTGGTCGCGGACGAGCCGACCAGCGCGCTGGACGTGTCGGTGCGCGCGCAGATCCTCAACCTCCTGCTCGATCTGCGCGAACGCCTCGGCCTCGCCATGGTGTTCGTCTCCCACGACATCCAGACGGTCCGCAGGATGAGCGACCGGGTGGTCACCATGTACCTCGGCCGGATCGTCGAGGAGACCCCGGCCGCCGAGGTCGCCGACCGTGCCAGGCACCCGTACACCCGGGCCCTGTTCTCGGCCGCCCCCGGGCTGCTGCGGCGGGTCGAACCGATCCCGCTGACCGGCCCGGTCCCCTCGGCGACCCGCCCGCCCAGCGGCTGCCCGTTCCGCACCCGCTGCTGGCGCGCGGACGACGAATGCGCCGCGCGGCTGCCGGAGTTCACGGTCGCGTCGCGGCCCGCCCACCGCTACCGCTGCCACCATCCTGTAGAGGAGGACCGCGCCACCCACGACCTCGCCCGACCGCACCCCAGGGAGCCTTCATGACGTTGCCCGCCCCGCTGACCGGTGTCGTCCCGCCCGTCTGCACCCCCCTGACACCGGACGGCGAGGTGGACCCGCCCAGCCTGCGCCGGCTGGTCGACCACCTGGTGGGGGCCGGGGTGTCCGCCCTCTTCGTGCTCGGCTCGTCGTCGGAGGCGGCCTTCCTGCGCGACCGGCAGCGCCGCCAGGTCGTGGAGACGGTGACCGCTCACGTCGGCGGCCGGCTCCCGGTGCTGGCCGGGGCGATCGACATGACGACACCCCGGGTCCTCGACCACATCGCCGCGGTGACGGAGGCGGGCGCGGACGCCGTCGTCGTCACGGCGCCCTTCTACACGCGGACCCATCCCGCCGAGACCGCGCGGCACTTCCGGCTGGCCGCCGCCGCGAGCCCGGTCCCGGTCATCGCCTACGACATCCCGTCCGCCGTGCACACCGCGCTCGACCCCGACCTGGTCCTCGCACTGGCCGCCGAGGGGGTGCTGGCCGGGCTGAAGGACTCCAGCGGCGACCTGGCCGGCTTCCGCCGGGTCGTCACCGGTGCCCGCGGGCGCGCGGACCTCACCGGGTTCACCGCGCTGACCGGCTCGGAGCTGCTGGTGGACTGCGCGCTCGCGCTCGGCGCGGACGGCGCGGTGCCCGGCCTCGCCAACGTCGACCCGCACGGGTACGTCCGGCTCGACCGGCTGTCCAGGGCCGGGGACCTGGCCGGGGCGCGGGCCGAACAGGAGCGGCTGGCCGCCCTGTTCGGGCTGGTCGGGGTCGGCGACCCGGCCCGGATGGGCGGCGGCTCGTCGGCGCTCGGCGCGTTCAAGGCGGCGCTGCACCTGCGGGGCGTCATCGACTGCCCGGCGACGGCGGACCCCCAGATCCCGCTGGCGCCCCGGGAGGTGGAGCGCGTCGCCGGTTTCCTGACGGCGGCGGGACTGCTCTAGGACCTGCCGTCCGGGTCAGGCACCGCGCCTCGACGCCGCCTGGCCCGCACGACAGCCCCTAGGACGCCAGCTCCCGCACCGCCAGCCGCCGGAACGCGATGGTCTCGTACGGTCCCGCGGACCCGGTCTCCCAGAGGACGCCGACCGTGTCCCGGTCCAGCTGGACCAGGTCGGAGTAGGCGGCCGGGCGGTCGGAGAGGGTCAGCGCCCTGGTGAAGGTGGCTCCGGCGTCCGTGCTGCGCCAGAGGGCCTGGGCCCGGCGGGCGGTCGGCACGGACGGACCGGAGAACAGCAACGGGCTGTTGTGGCCGCGTAGTTGCAGGACGCTGCCCTGCACGGCGGGGACGTCGTCCAGGGTGTGCTGGATCGCGTAGGGGCGGGCCAGGGTGGCGCCGCCGTCGTCGGAGTAGCTGTCGAGGCGGTTGCCCGGACTGCGGCCGCCCTGGTCGCGGGCGCTGAAGTAGAGCCTGCCGTCGGGGAGTTGGGCGGCACTGGTCTCGTTGGCGTTCTCGGCGCCGTCGTAGGAGTCGTCGACGAAGCCGAGGCGCCAGGTGTGGCCGCCGTCGTCGCTGTAGAGGGCGTGGCCGCCGTAGTACCTGGCCTCCTGGCCGGTGTCGGAGGACCCGGCGGGCGGGGCGGCGGAGTGGTTGGCGGGGACCACCAGGCGCCCGGCGTGCGGGCCGCGGGTGAGGGCGACGGCGTGTCCCGGGCCGGTGGCGTACCAGCGCCAGTCGGGGCGTTTCACGGCGGCGGTGATCTCGGCCGGGGCGCTGAAGCGGCGCCCGTCGTCCCGGCCGCGCTGCACGAACACCCGGCGCCCCTGCTCGGGCGTGACCTCACCGCGCATGATCCGCGCCTCGGTGACCGCGCCGCTGTTGTAGGAGGTGACCAGGACGATGTCGCCGGTGCGCGGGTCGACGACGGGGGCCGGGTTGCCCCGGGTGTCGCCGTGGCCCGCGGTGACGACCTGGAGCGGGCCCCAGGTGCAGCCGCCGTCGGTGGAGCGGCGCAGGACGACGTCGATGTTCCCGGAGTCGCCCGCGCCGTCGTGGCGGCCCTCGGCGAAGGCGAGGAGGGTGCCGGCGCGGGTCGTGACGGCGGCCGGGATGCGGTAGGTGTCGTAGCCGCCCTGCCCGGCGGCGTACGGCACGGAGGAGGCGCAGCCGGTGCCTGCGGCGGCGGCCGGCGCGCCCGCGGCGAGCGGGGCGAGGAGCACGGCGGTGACGAGGAGGGTGCGGCTCAGGAGGGTCACGGCTCCATGGTTCCCCGGCCGCCGCCCGCCGACGCGGCGAGCGCGCGGGTCCGCGGCCGGGAGCGCGCGGGAACGGCCACGCCCGGCGCGGGCGCGGGGCCGCGCGAAAGTCACCCGTACGAGGGATCAGGACGGCGTACGGGCGGCTGCCGCGAGGAGGCGGTCGACGTCGGCGGCGCCGAGCGTGAGGGCGGCGCCCACGGTGGCCAGGACGTCGCGTTCGGCGGGGGTGTAGGGGCCGTCGGCGAGGGCGATGCGGGCGCCCTGGAGGAGGATCGACTCGCGGCCGACGGCGGCGAGGTGCGGGGCGAGCGGGTCGAGGGCCTCGTGCAGCTCTATGGCGAGTCCGGGGCCGCAGGGCCTGCTGTAGGCGCGTCCGGTGTCGTCGGCCAGCGCCTCGACGAGGGCGGCGAGCTGGTCCCTCGTGCAGTCGTCGAAGCCGGCCGCGCGGACCGCGCAGGCGGCGGACTCCAGGGAGGCGCGGGCGCAGGTGCCGCCGGTCGCGAGCACCGCGAGGGCGACGGTGTGCACGGCGTCCCTGAGCATCGCGGAGAAGCGGGTGGTGGTCGGATGGTCGAGGGCGTCGGTGCCGAAGTGCCGTCGGCAGGCCGCGCATTCGACGACCGGGCCGGTCTCGCCGCGGGCCAGGACCGGGACGCCGAGCAGGGTGAAGCGGCGGCGGCCGGTCAGCCGCTGGTAGTTGCGGTCGCCTCCGCAGCCGGGGCAGAAGAACTCGCCGTCCCCGACGGGCGTCCACACGGTGCGGGTGCCCAGCATCCGGGCAGGCCGTCCGGCACGGCCGTCTCGTCCCCGTTCTGGCAGCACGTCGCACCTCCGTAACGCCGCGGCAACATCGCCGCGCTTGCGTGATGTTAGCCACATCTTGGAGGTGGAGTCAGTACCCCGTAGGAGACCTTTCCGTGACCTGCACAGGACGGTGGCCGAGAAACGACGGGGCCTTGACCGCCGTATACGACGGTCAAGGCCCCGAAATGCCCGGTCAGCGGGGGTCAGCGGGTCGCGCGGTTGACCGCGGAGACGACCGCCTTCAGCGACGCACGCGTCGTGTTCGCGTCGATGCCGATGCCCCACAGAATCTTGCCGTCGATCGCGCATTCGATGTAGGAGGCGGCCTGCGCGGAGGCGCCCTCGCTCATCGTGTGCTCCTGGTAGTCCAGCAGCCGTACGTCGATGCCGATGGTCTGCAGGGCGTCGAAGAAGGCCGAGATCGGACCGTTGCCCGAGCCGGACAGGACGGTGTCCACGCCGTCGACGGTGGCCTCGACGGTGAGGGTGTCCACGCCGTCGGTGTCGGTGGTCGACTGGCCGTTGCGGACCTGGACGCGGCCCCACGGGTTCTGCGCGCGGGGCAGGTACTCGTCCTGGAAGACGGCCCAGATGTCGGCGCCGGTGATCTCGCCGCCCTCGGCGTCCGTCTTGGCCTGGATGATCTTCGAGAACTCGATCTGCATCCGGCGCGGCAGGTCCAGCTTGTGGTCGTTCTTCAGGACGTAGGCGATCCCGCCCTTGCCCGACTGCGAGTTGACCCGGATGACCGCCTCGTAGGAGCGGCCGACGTCCTTCGGGTCGATCGGCAGGTAGGGCACCGCCCACTCGATGTCGTCGACGGTGACGCCCCGCTCGGCGGCCTGGGCCTCCATGGCGTCGAAGCCCTTCTTGATGGCGTCCTGGTGGGAGCCGGAGAAGGACGTGTAGACCAGGTCGCCCGCGTACGGGTGGCGCGGGTGGACCTCCATCTGGTTGCAGTACTCGCCGACGCGGCGGATCTCGTCGATGTCGGAGAAGTCGATCTGCGGGTCGACGCCCTGCGAGAACAGGTTCATGCCGAGGGTGACCAGGTCGACGTTGCCGGTGCGCTCGCCCTGCCCGAAGAGGCAGCCCTCGACGCGGTCGGCGCCCGCCATCAGCGCCAGCTCGGCCGCCGCCACCGCCGTACCGCGGTCGTTGTGCGGGTGGACGGAGAGCACGACGTGCTCGCGGCGGGTCAGGTTGCGGTGCATCCACTCGAAGCGGTCCGCGTACGTCGACGGCGTCGAACGCTCCACCGTGGCGGGCAGGTTGAGGATGATCTCGCGGCCGGGGCCGGGCTGCCAGACGTCCATCACCGCCTCGCAGACCTCCAGCGCGAAGTCCAGCTCGGTGTCGGTGAAGATCTCGGGCGAGTACTGGTAGCCGAACTCCGTCTCCGGGCCCAGCAGCTTCTCGGCGTACTCGACGACCAGCCGGGTGCCGTCGACGGCGATCTGCTTGATGTCGTCCTTGGAGCCGCGGAAGACGACCCGGCGGAAGACCGGCGCGGTCGCGTTGTAGAGGTGGACGGTGGCCCGCCGCGCGCCCTTCAGGGACTCCACGGTCCGCTCGATCAGGTCCTCGCGGGCCTGGGTCAGTACGGAGATCGTGACGTCGTCGGGGATCGCGCCCTCTTCCTCGATGATGGAGCGCACGAAGTCGAAGTCGGTCTGGCCGGAGGCCGGGAAGCCGACCTCGATCTCCTTGTAGCCCATCGCGACCAGCTGGTCGAACATCCGGCGCTTGCGCTCGGGCGACATCGGGTCGATCAGGGCCTGGTTGCCGTCGCGCAGATCGGTGGAGAGCCAGCGCGGAGCGACGGTGATCCGGTTGTCGGGCCAGGTGCGGTCGGGGAGGTCGACCTGCTCGTAGCGGCCGTACTTGTGGATCGGCATGGTGCTGGGCTGCTGGCGGTTCGCCATGATCGGGGGGCTCCTCTGGATGTCCTGAAGGACGGCCGACGACGCAACGCCAAGCTCCGCGGGGAGGGAGTCGACCTGATTACAGGCCCTCGCCGCGGCAGCTAAGGAGGAGCAGCCCGAAACGCATGATGCTCCGCATGCTAGCCGAGACCCTCGGGGTGCGGGACGCCGTATCACTATGCGGGACCAGTATGCGCGCGGACGGCGACGAAGGGGGACGAAGAGGCGGAAACGTGCGCCATACCACTCCGTCACGGAGAGACACCCACCATGTCCCGGTATTTCACCAATCATGGTTGCCTCTAGTGACAGCGGGGTGACTCAGTGCAAAGGTGCCGGGCATGACGACCACAGGGGGCCACGAGCCCGTCTTCTGCACTGTCGTACCGCCGCACGTCCTCGACCGCATCGCCCAGCACCAGGACTCCTCGCTCGCCTCGGCCGCGCGCAGGACCCTGGAGCGCGACGCCTGGGAGCGCACCCACCGCCGGAT
The sequence above is a segment of the Streptomyces griseoviridis genome. Coding sequences within it:
- a CDS encoding ABC transporter ATP-binding protein, with product MTALVELSDAHVVHRARGGGVLRRDRVYALTGADLAVAAGETVGVVGESGCGKSTLARLLVGVERPTSGTVALGGRDLWSMPAARRRAAVGTGVGMVFQDPSTALNRRLPVGRVLRDPLDVHRRGTRAERDARVRELMGLVGLPLPLVAALPGQLSGGQRQRVAIARALALEPALLVADEPTSALDVSVRAQILNLLLDLRERLGLAMVFVSHDIQTVRRMSDRVVTMYLGRIVEETPAAEVADRARHPYTRALFSAAPGLLRRVEPIPLTGPVPSATRPPSGCPFRTRCWRADDECAARLPEFTVASRPAHRYRCHHPVEEDRATHDLARPHPREPS
- a CDS encoding dihydrodipicolinate synthase family protein; this translates as MTLPAPLTGVVPPVCTPLTPDGEVDPPSLRRLVDHLVGAGVSALFVLGSSSEAAFLRDRQRRQVVETVTAHVGGRLPVLAGAIDMTTPRVLDHIAAVTEAGADAVVVTAPFYTRTHPAETARHFRLAAAASPVPVIAYDIPSAVHTALDPDLVLALAAEGVLAGLKDSSGDLAGFRRVVTGARGRADLTGFTALTGSELLVDCALALGADGAVPGLANVDPHGYVRLDRLSRAGDLAGARAEQERLAALFGLVGVGDPARMGGGSSALGAFKAALHLRGVIDCPATADPQIPLAPREVERVAGFLTAAGLL
- a CDS encoding sialidase family protein, encoding MTLLSRTLLVTAVLLAPLAAGAPAAAAGTGCASSVPYAAGQGGYDTYRIPAAVTTRAGTLLAFAEGRHDGAGDSGNIDVVLRRSTDGGCTWGPLQVVTAGHGDTRGNPAPVVDPRTGDIVLVTSYNSGAVTEARIMRGEVTPEQGRRVFVQRGRDDGRRFSAPAEITAAVKRPDWRWYATGPGHAVALTRGPHAGRLVVPANHSAAPPAGSSDTGQEARYYGGHALYSDDGGHTWRLGFVDDSYDGAENANETSAAQLPDGRLYFSARDQGGRSPGNRLDSYSDDGGATLARPYAIQHTLDDVPAVQGSVLQLRGHNSPLLFSGPSVPTARRAQALWRSTDAGATFTRALTLSDRPAAYSDLVQLDRDTVGVLWETGSAGPYETIAFRRLAVRELAS
- a CDS encoding TerB family tellurite resistance protein; this translates as MLPERGRDGRAGRPARMLGTRTVWTPVGDGEFFCPGCGGDRNYQRLTGRRRFTLLGVPVLARGETGPVVECAACRRHFGTDALDHPTTTRFSAMLRDAVHTVALAVLATGGTCARASLESAACAVRAAGFDDCTRDQLAALVEALADDTGRAYSRPCGPGLAIELHEALDPLAPHLAAVGRESILLQGARIALADGPYTPAERDVLATVGAALTLGAADVDRLLAAAARTPS
- the leuA gene encoding 2-isopropylmalate synthase gives rise to the protein MANRQQPSTMPIHKYGRYEQVDLPDRTWPDNRITVAPRWLSTDLRDGNQALIDPMSPERKRRMFDQLVAMGYKEIEVGFPASGQTDFDFVRSIIEEEGAIPDDVTISVLTQAREDLIERTVESLKGARRATVHLYNATAPVFRRVVFRGSKDDIKQIAVDGTRLVVEYAEKLLGPETEFGYQYSPEIFTDTELDFALEVCEAVMDVWQPGPGREIILNLPATVERSTPSTYADRFEWMHRNLTRREHVVLSVHPHNDRGTAVAAAELALMAGADRVEGCLFGQGERTGNVDLVTLGMNLFSQGVDPQIDFSDIDEIRRVGEYCNQMEVHPRHPYAGDLVYTSFSGSHQDAIKKGFDAMEAQAAERGVTVDDIEWAVPYLPIDPKDVGRSYEAVIRVNSQSGKGGIAYVLKNDHKLDLPRRMQIEFSKIIQAKTDAEGGEITGADIWAVFQDEYLPRAQNPWGRVQVRNGQSTTDTDGVDTLTVEATVDGVDTVLSGSGNGPISAFFDALQTIGIDVRLLDYQEHTMSEGASAQAASYIECAIDGKILWGIGIDANTTRASLKAVVSAVNRATR